Proteins encoded by one window of Ovis canadensis isolate MfBH-ARS-UI-01 breed Bighorn chromosome 14, ARS-UI_OviCan_v2, whole genome shotgun sequence:
- the HIF3A gene encoding hypoxia-inducible factor 3-alpha isoform X2, with product MALGLQRARSSTELRKEKSRDAARSRRSQETEVLYQLAHTLPFARGVSAHLDKASIMRLTISYLRMHRLCTAGEWNQVGAGGEPLDACYLKALEGFVMVLTAEGDMAYLSENVSKHLGLSQLELIGHNIFDFIHPCDQEELQDALTPRQSLSKKKPEAPTGRCFSLRMKSTLSSRGRTLNLKAATWKVLHCSGHMRVYKPPAQTSPAGSPNLEPPLQCLVLICEAIPHPGSLEPPLGRGAFLSRHSLDMKFTYCDERIAEVAGYSPDDLIGCSAYEYIHALDSDAVGQSIHTLLSKGQAVTGQYRFLARSGGYLWTQTQATVVSGGRGPQSESIVCVHFLISRVEETEVVLSLEQTERHSRRHVQRGSPSQKDAPNPGDRLDASGPQILAFLHPPALSEAALAADPRRFCSPDLRRLLAPILDGTSVAATPSAPPATRRPQSPLPADLPDEILVDVENAHKVLASGKDLQTVETDLDIAQGPGPELRRRGREGGVPGHQAPQTAPQPRTRKLPVASPQPELPSDGRTSPREPAGSQHPPPGTE from the exons GTCGAGCACGGAGCTGCGCAAGGAGAAGTCCCGGGATGCGGCCCGCAGCCGGCGCAGCCAGGAGACCGAGGTGTTGTACCAGCTGGCGCACACGCTGCCCTTCGCGCGCGGGGTCAGCGCCCATCTGGACAAGGCCTCCATCATGCGCCTCACCATCAGCTACCTGCGCATGCACCGCCTCTGCACCGCAG GGGAGTGGAACCAGGTGGGAGCAGGGGGCGAACCGCTGGATGCCTGCTACCTGAAGGCCCTGGAGGGCTTTGTTATGGTGCTCACCGCCGAGGGAGACATGGCTTACCTGTCAGAAAATGTCAGCAAACACCTGGGCCTCAGTCAG ctgGAGCTGATTGGACACAATATCTTTGATTTTATCCATCCCTGTGACCAAGAGGAACTTCAAGATGCCCTGACTCCCCGGCAGA GCCTGTCCAAAAAGAAGCCGGAGGCCCCCACGGGGCGGTGCTTCTCCTTGCGCATGAAGAGCACCCTCAGCAGCCGCGGGCGCACCCTCAATCTCAAGGCAGCCACCTGGAAG GTACTACACTGTTCTGGACACATGAGGGTCTACAAGCCCCCAGCACAGACTTCCCCGGCTGGGAGTCCCAACTTGGAGCCCCCCCTGCAATGCCTGGTGCTAATCTGTGAAGCCATCCCCCACCCTGGCAGCCTAGAGCCCCCGTTGGGCCGAGGGGCCTTCCTCAGCCGCCACAGCCTGGACATGAAGTTCACCTACTGTGATGAGAG GATCGCGGAGGTTGCCGGCTACAGCCCCGACGACCTGATTGGCTGTTCCGCCTACGAGTACATCCACGCGCTGGACTCGGATGCAGTCGGCCAGAGCATCCATACGT TGCTGAGCAAGGGCCAGGCAGTAACGGGGCAGTACCGCTTCCTGGCCCGGAGTGGTGGCTACCTGTGGACCCAGACCCAGGCCACAGTGGTGTCAGGGGGCCGGGGTCCCCAATCTGAGAGTATCGTCTGCGTCCACTTCCTGATCAG CCGAGTGGAAGAGACCGAAGTGGTGCTGTCCTTGGAGCAAACGGAGCGACACTCTCGCAGACACGTTCAGCGGGGCAGCCCCTCTCAGAAGGATGCCCCTAATCCTGGGGACAGACTTG ACGCCTCTGGCCCCCAGATCCTGGCTTTCCTGCACCCCCCTGCCCTGAGTGAGGCCGCCCTGGCCGCTGACCCCCGACGGTTCTGTAGCCCTGACCTCCGTCGCCTTCTGGCACCAATCCTGGACGGGACTTCAGTAGCTGCCACCCCCAGTGCACCCCCAGCCACACGGCGCCCCCAGAGTCCTCTTCCG GCTGATCTCCCAGATGAAATCCTTGTGGACGTGGAGAATGCACACAAAGTCTTGGCCTCTGGGAAAGACCTGCAGACAGTGGAGACAGATCTAGATATCGCTCAG GGCCCTGGTCCCGAGCTCAGAAGACGAGGCAGAGAAGGTGGAGTTCCTGGGCATCAGGCCCCCCAAACGGCCCCCCAGCCTAGAACCCGAAAACTTCCTGTTGCCTCCCCTCAGCCTG AGCTTCCTTCTGACGGGAGGACCAGCCCCAGGGAGCCGGCAGGATCCCAGCACCCACCTCCTGGAACTGAATGA
- the HIF3A gene encoding hypoxia-inducible factor 3-alpha isoform X1, with protein sequence MALGLQRARSSTELRKEKSRDAARSRRSQETEVLYQLAHTLPFARGVSAHLDKASIMRLTISYLRMHRLCTAGEWNQVGAGGEPLDACYLKALEGFVMVLTAEGDMAYLSENVSKHLGLSQLELIGHNIFDFIHPCDQEELQDALTPRQSLSKKKPEAPTGRCFSLRMKSTLSSRGRTLNLKAATWKVLHCSGHMRVYKPPAQTSPAGSPNLEPPLQCLVLICEAIPHPGSLEPPLGRGAFLSRHSLDMKFTYCDERIAEVAGYSPDDLIGCSAYEYIHALDSDAVGQSIHTLLSKGQAVTGQYRFLARSGGYLWTQTQATVVSGGRGPQSESIVCVHFLISRVEETEVVLSLEQTERHSRRHVQRGSPSQKDAPNPGDRLDASGPQILAFLHPPALSEAALAADPRRFCSPDLRRLLAPILDGTSVAATPSAPPATRRPQSPLPADLPDEILVDVENAHKVLASGKDLQTVETDLDIAQDVDALDLEMLAPYISMDDDFQLNSSEQLPRAYHRPPGAVPRPRARSFHGMSPPTPETSLLPRWGSDPRLSCSSPSRGDPSASSPVVGARKRALVPSSEDEAEKVEFLGIRPPKRPPSLEPENFLLPPLSLSFLLTGGPAPGSRQDPSTHLLELNEPLGPGPSLLSLYPDEDAAQPRSHFQLAAGLAQAN encoded by the exons GTCGAGCACGGAGCTGCGCAAGGAGAAGTCCCGGGATGCGGCCCGCAGCCGGCGCAGCCAGGAGACCGAGGTGTTGTACCAGCTGGCGCACACGCTGCCCTTCGCGCGCGGGGTCAGCGCCCATCTGGACAAGGCCTCCATCATGCGCCTCACCATCAGCTACCTGCGCATGCACCGCCTCTGCACCGCAG GGGAGTGGAACCAGGTGGGAGCAGGGGGCGAACCGCTGGATGCCTGCTACCTGAAGGCCCTGGAGGGCTTTGTTATGGTGCTCACCGCCGAGGGAGACATGGCTTACCTGTCAGAAAATGTCAGCAAACACCTGGGCCTCAGTCAG ctgGAGCTGATTGGACACAATATCTTTGATTTTATCCATCCCTGTGACCAAGAGGAACTTCAAGATGCCCTGACTCCCCGGCAGA GCCTGTCCAAAAAGAAGCCGGAGGCCCCCACGGGGCGGTGCTTCTCCTTGCGCATGAAGAGCACCCTCAGCAGCCGCGGGCGCACCCTCAATCTCAAGGCAGCCACCTGGAAG GTACTACACTGTTCTGGACACATGAGGGTCTACAAGCCCCCAGCACAGACTTCCCCGGCTGGGAGTCCCAACTTGGAGCCCCCCCTGCAATGCCTGGTGCTAATCTGTGAAGCCATCCCCCACCCTGGCAGCCTAGAGCCCCCGTTGGGCCGAGGGGCCTTCCTCAGCCGCCACAGCCTGGACATGAAGTTCACCTACTGTGATGAGAG GATCGCGGAGGTTGCCGGCTACAGCCCCGACGACCTGATTGGCTGTTCCGCCTACGAGTACATCCACGCGCTGGACTCGGATGCAGTCGGCCAGAGCATCCATACGT TGCTGAGCAAGGGCCAGGCAGTAACGGGGCAGTACCGCTTCCTGGCCCGGAGTGGTGGCTACCTGTGGACCCAGACCCAGGCCACAGTGGTGTCAGGGGGCCGGGGTCCCCAATCTGAGAGTATCGTCTGCGTCCACTTCCTGATCAG CCGAGTGGAAGAGACCGAAGTGGTGCTGTCCTTGGAGCAAACGGAGCGACACTCTCGCAGACACGTTCAGCGGGGCAGCCCCTCTCAGAAGGATGCCCCTAATCCTGGGGACAGACTTG ACGCCTCTGGCCCCCAGATCCTGGCTTTCCTGCACCCCCCTGCCCTGAGTGAGGCCGCCCTGGCCGCTGACCCCCGACGGTTCTGTAGCCCTGACCTCCGTCGCCTTCTGGCACCAATCCTGGACGGGACTTCAGTAGCTGCCACCCCCAGTGCACCCCCAGCCACACGGCGCCCCCAGAGTCCTCTTCCG GCTGATCTCCCAGATGAAATCCTTGTGGACGTGGAGAATGCACACAAAGTCTTGGCCTCTGGGAAAGACCTGCAGACAGTGGAGACAGATCTAGATATCGCTCAG GACGTCGATGCTCTGGATTTGGAGATGCTGGCCCCCTACATCTCCATGGATGATGACTTTCAGCTCAACTCCAGCGAGCAGCTACCCAGGGCCTACCACAGACCTCCAGGGGCTGTCCCCCGGCCCCGTGCTCGGAGCTTCCACGGCATGTCGCCCCCAACCCCTGAGACCTCCCTGCTGCCCCGCTGGGGGAGTGACCCCCGGCTGAGTTGCTCCAGCCCTTCCAGAGGGGACCCCTCAGCATCCTCCCCCGTGGTTGGGGCTCGGAAGAG GGCCCTGGTCCCGAGCTCAGAAGACGAGGCAGAGAAGGTGGAGTTCCTGGGCATCAGGCCCCCCAAACGGCCCCCCAGCCTAGAACCCGAAAACTTCCTGTTGCCTCCCCTCAGCCTG AGCTTCCTTCTGACGGGAGGACCAGCCCCAGGGAGCCGGCAGGATCCCAGCACCCACCTCCTGGAACTGAATGAGCCCCTGG GCCCGGGCCCCTCCCTGCTCTCTCTCTATCCGGATGAGGATGCGGCCCAGCCCAGGAGCCACTTTCAGCTAGCAGCAGGCTTGGCCCAGGCCAACTGA